From one Lolium rigidum isolate FL_2022 chromosome 4, APGP_CSIRO_Lrig_0.1, whole genome shotgun sequence genomic stretch:
- the LOC124706140 gene encoding serine/threonine-protein kinase BSK1-2-like has translation MGCCGSSLRELVHAEKPARPRRPPSPTPPQPSFALSAQKAAPPPGARGGDQEVPALAEFSLADLRAATDGFAAGNIVSESGEKAPNLVYRGRLKRGAARRSIAVKKFSKMAWPDPKQFEEEARGVGKLRHRRLANLIGYCCDGDERLLVAEFMPNDTLAKHLFHWENQTIEWAMRLRVAYYIAEALGYCSNEERSLYHDLNAYRILFDENGDARLSCFGLMKNSRDGKSYSTNLAYTPPEYLRNGRVTAESVIFSFGTVLLDLVSGKRIPPTHALDMIRNRNIQALMDSHLEGNYSTEEATTLVNFASQCLQYEPRDRPDIKKLVSILQPLQTKSEVPSYVMLGVPKPDEPSKAPPSPTPQHPLSPMGEACSRMDLTAIHQILVSMHYRDDEGSNELSFQEWTQQMRDMLDARKQGDFAFRDKDFKAAIDCYTQFVDVGTMVSPTVYARRSLCHLMTDQPDAALRDAMQAQCVYPDWPTAFYMQAVALSKLNMQSDATDMLNEASQLEEKRQKNARGP, from the exons ATGGGCTGCTGCGGCTCCTCGCTGCGGGAGCTGGTCCACGCGGAGAAGCCGGCCAggccgcggcggcctccttccCCTACGCCGCCGCAGCCGTCCTTCGCCCTGAGCGCGCAgaaggccgcgccgccgccgggggcgcGCGGCGGGGACCAGGAGGTCCCGGCGCTCGCGGAGTTCTCGCTCGCGGACCTCCGCGCGGCCACGGACGGATTCGCGGCGGGGAACATCGTGTCCGAGAGCGGCGAGAAGGCACCCAACCTCGTCTACAGGGGCCGGCTCAAGCGGGGCGCCGCGCGACGCTCCATCGCCGTCAAGAAGTTCTCCAAGATGGCCTGGCCCGACCCCAAGCAGTTCGAG GAGGAGGCGAGGGGGGTGGGCAAGCTGCGGCACCGGAGGCTGGCCAACCTTATTGGCTACTGCTGCGATGGCGACGAGCGGCTGCTTGTCGCCGAGTTCATGCCCAACGATACCCTCGCCAAGCACCTGTTCCACT GGGAGAACCAGACCATTGAATGGGCTATGCGTCTCAGAGTTGCGTACTACATTGCTGAAGCATTGGGATATTGCAGCAATGAGGAACGATCTTTATATCATGACCTAAATGCATACAGAATCCTCTTTGATGAG AATGGTGATGCTCGTCTCTCATGCTTTGGTCTGATGAAAAACAGCAGAGATGGGAAAAGTTATAGCACAAATCTAGCATACACACCTCCAGAATATCTGAGAAATG GCAGGGTGACAGCTGAAAGCGTCATATTCAGTTTCGGCACTGTACTCCTTGATCTTGTCAGTGGAAAGCGCATACCTCCTACCCAT GCACTTGATATGATAAGAAACAGAAACATCCAAGCACTAATGGATTCACATTTGGAGGGGAACTACTCAACAGAAGAGGCTACTACTTTGGTGAATTTCGCTTCTCAATGTTTGCAGTACGAACCAAGAGACCGACCTGATATAAAAAAGCTGGTTTCCATTCTTCAGCCCTTGCAAACAAAATCAGAG GTGCCATCCTATGTGATGCTCGGAGTTCCGAAGCCTGATGAACCATCGAAGGCGCCTCCTAGTCCTACTCCACAACACCCTCTTTCTCCTATGGGAGAAGCCTGTTCAAGGATGGACCTAACTGCCATCCATCAGATTCTAGTCTCGATGCATTACAGAGATGATGAAGGGAGTAATGAG CTATCGTTCCAAGAATGGACACAGCAGATGAGGGATATGTTGGACGCCCGGAAACAGGGTGACTTTGCTTTCCGAGACAAGGATTTCAAAGCAGCCATTGATTGTTATACTCAG TTTGTTGATGTCGGGACAATGGTCTCACCAACGGTTTATGCCAGACGGAGCTTGTGCCACCTTATGACTGACCAGCCTGACGCTGCCCTCCGGGACGCGATGCAAGCACAGTGCGTCTATCCTGATTGGCCCACAGCTTTCTACATGCAGGCAGTCGCCCTGTCCAAGCTGAACATGCAGAGTGACGCCACCGACATGTTGAATGAGGCGTCACAGTTGGAAGAGAAGAGGCAAAAGAACGCACGAGGTCCATGA